From the Maioricimonas rarisocia genome, one window contains:
- a CDS encoding transporter substrate-binding domain-containing protein, giving the protein MLVTSVACGDDETDAIPDKLVVATRDVPPFSMKNEDGQWTGLTIDLLREIKVRMRGSDAAALELEFREMGLDEMLDALERGEIDLAAAALTVNAEREARVDFTHPYYSSGLGIAVGRQQLRTWDAVLAAIFSLTFLKLMLALFAALLASGVIVYLFERKRNPEQFGGRAAKGIAAGIWWAAVTMTTVGYGDKVPKTSAGRVVGFIWMFAGLFIIASFTAAVTSALTVNQLKSRINGPADLSRVRVATVTASTSDRYLADRHVIARTHSDVHSALQSLKAGDVDAVVYDAPVLRYEAHQRFAGEVHVLPMTFQRQDYAFALRENSPLREQINQIVLRRIENPEWDDVLAGYFGEDVE; this is encoded by the coding sequence GTGCTCGTCACATCCGTGGCATGCGGCGACGACGAGACTGATGCGATCCCCGACAAACTGGTCGTGGCAACGCGGGATGTGCCCCCGTTCTCGATGAAGAACGAAGACGGGCAGTGGACCGGGCTGACCATCGACCTGCTGAGGGAGATCAAAGTCAGAATGCGGGGCTCGGATGCAGCTGCGCTCGAACTCGAGTTCCGGGAGATGGGACTCGACGAGATGCTCGATGCGCTCGAACGAGGAGAGATCGATCTGGCCGCGGCGGCTTTGACCGTGAATGCCGAACGGGAAGCACGCGTCGATTTTACGCATCCCTACTACAGCTCCGGTCTGGGCATTGCCGTGGGGCGACAGCAACTCCGCACGTGGGATGCTGTCCTCGCGGCCATTTTCTCGCTCACGTTTCTCAAGCTGATGCTGGCATTGTTCGCAGCACTACTGGCCAGCGGCGTGATCGTCTATCTCTTCGAGCGGAAGCGGAACCCCGAACAGTTTGGTGGCCGAGCGGCCAAGGGGATCGCCGCCGGCATCTGGTGGGCGGCGGTGACCATGACGACGGTGGGATACGGCGACAAGGTGCCGAAGACCTCGGCCGGGCGCGTCGTCGGCTTCATCTGGATGTTCGCGGGACTGTTCATCATCGCGAGTTTCACCGCAGCGGTGACGTCGGCCCTGACTGTGAATCAGCTCAAATCGCGAATCAACGGTCCTGCGGATCTGTCACGCGTCCGCGTCGCCACGGTGACCGCATCCACCAGTGACCGCTATCTGGCGGACCGGCACGTGATCGCGCGGACGCATTCGGACGTCCACAGTGCACTCCAGTCGCTGAAGGCAGGGGACGTGGATGCGGTCGTGTACGATGCGCCCGTTCTCAGGTACGAGGCACACCAGCGGTTCGCGGGGGAGGTCCATGTGCTTCCGATGACGTTCCAGAGGCAGGACTACGCATTCGCGCTGCGTGAGAACAGTCCCCTGCGGGAACAGATCAATCAGATCGTGCTGCGGCGGATCGAGAACCCGGAATGGGATGACGTTCTGGCCGGGTACTTTGGTGAGGACGTTGAGTAG
- a CDS encoding Nramp family divalent metal transporter has product MTSSPTPSAESPSDHGHLPEWRTEDLPEPLPFSFGNALRTIGPGAILLVGSIGGGEWIVGPMMTVQYGTGILWIATLGIALQALFNLEAVRYTLYTGEPILTGVMRLSPGPRMWAPFYILIGVAQLATPAVAAGCAAVLFGAFAGRMPVDSDQTMLSGIGVVVILAAAALLVSGRSIERMLERISWAMIAFIFSFLILANLLCVPWETWQRSLSGFVTPQRLPEDINLVMLGLFAATAGSGGLGNLAISNWFRDKGFAMGAHVGGIGGALAHDHQELKSVGAVFPMTDDNHRRWKTWWRYARLDQQVLWGIGCLVGMFLNVNLAVAIVPPETQLSGVSAGAFQADYLARQFGQWLWLLTLLNGFWILFSTHMGNTDILVRTTADILWAASPKARRHSASRLYAMLLGGLTVWALITIHLGNALELFKVLGIVASPIMAFAAIQILRVNTRFLPPELRPPMWRRVALLGSVVVYGGISVALFMNLISS; this is encoded by the coding sequence ATGACGAGCAGTCCCACTCCTTCTGCCGAGTCTCCATCGGATCACGGCCACCTTCCCGAATGGCGGACAGAGGACCTGCCGGAACCGTTGCCGTTCTCGTTCGGAAACGCTCTGCGAACAATTGGTCCCGGGGCGATCCTGCTGGTTGGCTCAATCGGTGGCGGGGAATGGATCGTCGGCCCGATGATGACCGTCCAGTACGGCACGGGCATCCTCTGGATTGCCACGCTCGGCATCGCACTGCAGGCACTGTTTAACCTCGAAGCCGTCCGATACACGCTGTACACAGGCGAACCGATCCTGACCGGCGTGATGCGCCTGAGTCCCGGTCCGCGGATGTGGGCACCGTTCTACATCCTCATCGGTGTGGCTCAGCTGGCGACGCCGGCCGTCGCGGCGGGTTGCGCTGCTGTCCTGTTCGGAGCGTTCGCCGGTCGCATGCCGGTCGATTCCGATCAGACAATGTTGAGCGGCATCGGAGTGGTGGTGATTCTGGCCGCGGCCGCCCTGCTGGTGAGCGGCCGTTCGATCGAGCGGATGCTGGAACGGATCTCCTGGGCCATGATCGCGTTCATCTTCTCGTTTCTGATTCTCGCGAACCTGCTGTGCGTCCCCTGGGAGACATGGCAGCGATCGCTGAGCGGTTTCGTCACGCCGCAGCGTCTGCCCGAAGACATCAATCTCGTGATGCTCGGTCTGTTTGCCGCAACGGCCGGCTCGGGCGGGCTGGGAAACCTGGCGATCTCGAACTGGTTTCGCGACAAGGGATTCGCCATGGGGGCGCATGTGGGAGGAATCGGCGGAGCCCTTGCCCACGACCATCAGGAGCTGAAATCGGTGGGTGCCGTCTTTCCAATGACCGACGACAATCACCGACGGTGGAAAACCTGGTGGCGCTACGCCCGTCTCGACCAGCAGGTGCTGTGGGGAATTGGGTGCCTGGTCGGCATGTTTCTGAACGTCAATCTGGCGGTAGCGATTGTGCCGCCCGAGACGCAGTTGTCGGGGGTCTCGGCCGGGGCGTTTCAGGCGGACTATCTGGCCCGTCAGTTCGGGCAGTGGCTGTGGCTGCTGACGTTGCTAAACGGGTTCTGGATTCTCTTCTCAACGCACATGGGAAATACGGACATTCTCGTGCGGACGACCGCCGACATCCTGTGGGCCGCTTCGCCGAAAGCACGGCGGCACTCGGCCAGTCGGCTCTATGCCATGCTGCTTGGCGGGCTGACCGTCTGGGCCCTGATCACGATTCACCTGGGGAACGCACTCGAACTGTTCAAGGTTCTCGGGATCGTTGCCAGCCCGATCATGGCGTTTGCCGCGATTCAGATCCTGCGGGTCAACACGCGCTTTCTGCCGCCTGAGCTGCGGCCACCCATGTGGCGACGGGTGGCCCTGCTCGGTTCGGTCGTCGTCTACGGAGGGATTTCGGTCGCACTGTTCATGAATCTGATTTCGAGCTGA
- a CDS encoding mannonate dehydratase encodes MRLATVLTPLNETNLQLAAQCGVTDLVTRYPAKTSELSRIQELAGRFGMNVAVIEGYLPIEQLKLGTDDGSELQAMKDLLRMMGDAGVKLLCYNFMSGTDWVRTRTDVPARGGATVTQFRLQDVARAQSLNGSVPMPDSSITADELWQNLDRFLTELLPIAERAGVTLAMHPDDPPLAELMGRGRIMCTVESFERLVQNWSSAANRICFCQGTFAAMGVDIPATIRRLGAHIAYVHCRDTRGTPDDFVETFHDDGPTDMVAAMRAYREIGFDGPLRPDHVPVLAGEEGEPGYTMLGRLYAFGYLRGLMQATERSGRIGSE; translated from the coding sequence ATGCGTCTTGCCACCGTACTCACGCCTCTGAACGAGACGAATCTGCAGCTCGCCGCCCAGTGCGGCGTCACCGATCTCGTCACACGCTATCCCGCAAAGACCAGCGAGCTTTCCCGTATCCAGGAACTTGCCGGCCGCTTCGGAATGAACGTCGCGGTGATCGAAGGATACCTGCCGATCGAACAGCTCAAGCTGGGAACCGACGACGGCAGCGAACTGCAGGCGATGAAGGACCTGCTGCGGATGATGGGGGACGCCGGGGTGAAGCTGCTGTGTTACAACTTCATGTCCGGCACCGACTGGGTCCGCACGCGAACCGACGTCCCGGCTCGGGGAGGTGCGACGGTGACACAGTTCCGGCTGCAGGACGTGGCCCGGGCGCAATCGCTTAACGGATCGGTCCCCATGCCCGACTCATCCATCACTGCGGATGAACTGTGGCAGAACCTCGACCGGTTCCTCACGGAGTTGCTTCCCATCGCCGAACGGGCCGGCGTGACGCTGGCAATGCATCCGGATGATCCACCGCTGGCGGAACTGATGGGGCGGGGACGGATCATGTGCACGGTCGAAAGCTTCGAACGACTCGTGCAGAACTGGTCGAGTGCCGCCAATCGAATCTGCTTCTGCCAGGGAACGTTTGCCGCGATGGGCGTCGACATCCCCGCGACGATCCGTCGGCTCGGAGCGCACATTGCCTACGTCCATTGCCGGGACACACGCGGAACGCCCGACGACTTTGTCGAGACGTTCCATGACGACGGTCCCACAGACATGGTCGCGGCAATGCGGGCGTACCGGGAGATCGGTTTCGACGGTCCGCTGCGTCCCGACCATGTGCCGGTACTCGCCGGCGAAGAGGGTGAGCCCGGCTACACGATGCTGGGACGGTTGTACGCCTTCGGCTATCTGCGGGGACTGATGCAGGCGACGGAGCGGTCGGGTAGGATCGGCAGCGAATGA
- a CDS encoding DUF1559 domain-containing protein, giving the protein MSSCKSRRRGFTLIELLVVIAIIAILIALLLPAVQQAREAARRSQCKNNMKQIGLALHNYHDAHGVFPYSVSHSSSCTSGTAALGSRPPLNHRGWLLLLPYLDQAPLYNQVNFSLPTSTARNGGGYGPDPGQPGNANDVIVSTVLTALSCPSDDGPAQYTSSSSTNYSIAAGSTSLLGAFTNYDFSVRRTSSGCNNWLREGLSTRRAFGHDACSRIRDIKDGTSNTVLIGETTRQTWNGVSQTWGYSKWVGNGVDLTYSRGINFWLCCSWDSTPFSRTPVVVGRLGDWSTVGSLHTGGAHILLGDGAVRFLSENIDATTRNRLAYIKDGQPMGEF; this is encoded by the coding sequence ATGAGTTCTTGCAAGTCACGTCGTCGCGGTTTCACTCTCATTGAGCTGCTGGTTGTGATCGCGATCATCGCGATCCTCATCGCTCTGCTTCTGCCTGCCGTGCAACAGGCGCGCGAGGCCGCCCGCCGGTCTCAGTGCAAAAACAACATGAAGCAGATTGGTCTGGCCCTGCACAACTACCACGATGCCCACGGAGTGTTTCCCTACTCGGTCTCGCACAGTTCGTCCTGCACTTCCGGTACTGCGGCTCTGGGAAGCCGTCCTCCCCTCAACCATCGTGGCTGGTTGCTCCTGCTCCCCTATCTCGATCAGGCGCCGCTGTACAACCAGGTCAATTTCAGCCTTCCGACGAGCACGGCTCGCAATGGTGGTGGCTACGGTCCTGATCCCGGACAGCCAGGAAACGCGAATGACGTAATCGTCTCGACCGTTCTGACTGCCCTGTCATGCCCGTCGGATGACGGTCCCGCGCAGTACACCAGTTCGAGCAGCACGAATTACTCGATTGCCGCGGGAAGCACATCACTTCTCGGTGCGTTCACAAACTACGATTTCAGCGTCCGACGGACTTCCTCCGGTTGCAACAACTGGCTGCGTGAAGGGCTCTCGACCCGCCGTGCGTTCGGCCACGATGCCTGCTCGCGGATTCGGGATATCAAGGACGGGACCAGCAACACGGTCCTCATCGGTGAAACGACCCGTCAGACGTGGAACGGCGTGTCCCAGACGTGGGGCTACTCGAAGTGGGTGGGCAACGGCGTCGACCTGACCTACTCCCGGGGCATCAACTTCTGGCTCTGCTGCAGCTGGGATTCGACGCCGTTCTCGCGGACGCCCGTGGTCGTCGGCCGCCTGGGTGACTGGTCGACCGTCGGCAGCCTGCACACCGGCGGAGCCCACATCCTCCTCGGCGACGGTGCCGTTCGTTTCCTGAGCGAAAACATCGATGCGACCACCCGGAACCGACTGGCCTACATCAAGGATGGCCAGCCGATGGGTGAGTTCTGA
- a CDS encoding carboxypeptidase-like regulatory domain-containing protein, whose amino-acid sequence MRIRSLVAVCVLGLATGCGGDSGDKPELVLQPVTGTVKVDGQPAEGVSVTFVPADGAGPEQVAASGTTDSSGQFSLNVSPDEEGVPAGKYRVLVSKIVKPDGTPLGPDEMAADAGAENVLPPVYQDPAQTPLGADVPEGGKSFDFEVKGS is encoded by the coding sequence ATGCGAATCCGTAGTCTTGTCGCCGTCTGCGTTCTCGGTCTGGCCACCGGTTGCGGCGGTGATTCCGGCGATAAACCCGAGCTTGTCCTCCAGCCGGTCACCGGAACCGTCAAGGTCGACGGCCAGCCGGCAGAAGGCGTCTCAGTCACGTTCGTTCCTGCGGACGGTGCCGGTCCCGAACAGGTGGCGGCAAGCGGCACCACCGACTCGTCGGGGCAGTTCAGCCTGAACGTCTCTCCCGATGAGGAAGGCGTTCCGGCCGGCAAGTATCGCGTGCTGGTCTCAAAGATCGTCAAGCCGGATGGTACGCCGCTCGGCCCGGACGAAATGGCCGCTGATGCCGGTGCCGAGAACGTCCTGCCGCCCGTCTATCAAGACCCCGCGCAGACGCCGCTGGGAGCCGACGTTCCCGAGGGAGGCAAGTCCTTCGACTTCGAAGTGAAGGGGAGCTGA
- a CDS encoding serine hydrolase domain-containing protein has translation MTSRPLSLLIVSALLGLCLPGPSRSVAAPPPLETAPPHEVGMDAVRLSFVDPIVEEGLREGQMAGCVVLVGRKGKIVYQQAFGERQSDPESVAMTEETVFDLASLTKPVATATSVMHLVEQGLVNLDEPVATYVPEFAANGKEEITIVDLLTHQGGLIPDNSIRDYEDDPVTAMEKTLATKPIASRGERFIYSDVGFIVLGEMVKRLSDKSVHEYSQEHIFGPLGMTETGYLPREDLRQRAAVTEKRDGEWMQGEVHDPRAYRLGGVAGHAGLFSTAQDLAVYATMMINGGEYGGVRVLEEETVERMTRPTKVPRGLRALGWDVNSPYSSNRGDLMSDRAFGHGGFTGTTMWIDPTQELFVIFLSNRLHPDGKGSVNSLAGRIGTVAAAAIVEPSGLTAPEAP, from the coding sequence ATGACGTCCCGCCCGCTTTCTCTTCTGATCGTTTCGGCCCTTCTCGGACTCTGCCTGCCTGGCCCGTCACGAAGCGTTGCTGCTCCACCGCCGCTCGAGACCGCTCCGCCACATGAAGTCGGTATGGATGCGGTCCGCCTTTCGTTCGTCGATCCGATCGTCGAAGAAGGGCTGCGTGAAGGGCAGATGGCCGGCTGCGTCGTTCTGGTCGGGCGCAAGGGGAAAATCGTCTACCAGCAGGCGTTTGGTGAACGCCAGTCCGACCCGGAGTCGGTCGCGATGACGGAGGAAACGGTCTTCGACCTCGCCTCGCTTACGAAACCGGTGGCGACGGCAACCAGCGTCATGCATCTGGTCGAACAGGGACTCGTGAATCTCGACGAACCGGTGGCAACATACGTCCCCGAGTTTGCAGCCAACGGCAAGGAAGAGATCACGATCGTCGACCTGCTGACTCACCAGGGGGGGCTGATTCCGGACAACTCGATTCGCGACTATGAGGATGATCCCGTTACCGCGATGGAGAAGACGCTCGCCACGAAGCCGATCGCCAGCCGGGGAGAACGGTTCATCTACTCCGATGTCGGCTTCATTGTCCTCGGCGAAATGGTCAAGCGACTGTCCGACAAGTCGGTGCACGAGTATTCGCAGGAACACATCTTCGGTCCCCTCGGCATGACCGAGACCGGTTACCTCCCCCGCGAAGATCTGCGGCAGCGGGCAGCCGTCACAGAGAAGCGGGACGGTGAGTGGATGCAGGGGGAAGTGCACGACCCGCGGGCGTATCGGCTCGGCGGTGTCGCCGGCCACGCAGGCCTGTTCTCGACCGCGCAGGACCTGGCGGTCTACGCGACAATGATGATCAACGGCGGTGAGTACGGCGGCGTGCGCGTGCTTGAAGAAGAGACCGTCGAGCGGATGACCCGACCGACGAAGGTTCCACGCGGGCTGCGGGCACTCGGCTGGGACGTCAACAGCCCGTACTCGTCGAACCGCGGCGACCTGATGAGCGACCGGGCCTTCGGACACGGCGGCTTTACCGGGACGACCATGTGGATCGACCCGACCCAGGAGCTGTTCGTCATCTTCCTGAGCAACCGCCTTCACCCCGACGGCAAAGGCTCGGTCAATTCGCTGGCAGGTCGCATCGGGACGGTTGCGGCGGCTGCGATCGTCGAGCCGTCCGGATTGACGGCTCCGGAAGCTCCTTGA
- a CDS encoding PD40 domain-containing protein, producing the protein MTGFRTGVASRTVRRRAGRVSPWILVLAVAGGMGLLFLLPAVIMLLLPQEETSAEWGIARAELPDGTILVLEDVTVGTGHMLEVTVPNQRPPMLPWQGLETQQIRTSTMNEQPVIWLSRRDPETARHLDFDWWLYSVAEDSNGGELEDSNAGLNYIYSSGSGSTSGSRPLSMTRSGITGSSDGILIAHSSLPQIRHEGDSLRLKFYNADDELVAELDVPHVTPPAPVWEPDALPITAEAGDLKVTIAGVSGRVDTWTSDKRVVVRPRVDFDLEFERNGEPAPHWYARSTNLADALGNECGSWDCRLSTGEAAWKVSMQLVRRDEATFAEDEIWELPGLPLPGDDQQHLVGQTETIQGLDVTFEGAGGRGTTSFQGLERSGSGMTYSGSVFGKRFRIENTTAHSSVPARTPPGSGVVKTTVESEFPFVMFNRSTRSNIHNVSLAAVDDQGRSVKTHGPTQVGTLWFWFIQPEEGAQSLDLKVVVQKVRQIEFFVAPPEFPRPRHLRPLPNAELARRLSEATARPLMYASRRTHDVEIMRLDPGSGLTNLTNSPASDSGCAWSPDGSRIAFASDRTGSLELYVMNADGSELVQVTDFAGVDRTPTWSPDGKQLCFTRTIEGNNWELFRINADGTDPVNLTNHPAADADPAWSPDGSRIAFTSTRDGRSYWLYVMDADGSNVQKVSETPSGHVYPAWSPDSRQLVFTGQVDGASELFICDSNGSNERQLTKLGGLNSLAAWSPDDWIAFVHRAEGDLHEQGSIWVIRPDGRDAKEIVPFEAYIGSGAGRPAWHPGP; encoded by the coding sequence ATGACCGGTTTCCGAACGGGTGTCGCGAGTCGAACTGTCAGGCGTCGTGCAGGCCGGGTCTCTCCCTGGATTCTCGTCCTTGCAGTCGCCGGCGGAATGGGCCTGCTGTTCCTGCTGCCGGCAGTCATCATGCTGCTGTTGCCCCAGGAAGAGACGTCTGCCGAGTGGGGCATCGCCAGGGCCGAGTTGCCGGACGGCACCATTCTGGTGCTCGAGGACGTAACCGTCGGAACCGGCCACATGCTCGAAGTGACGGTGCCGAACCAGCGACCGCCAATGCTTCCCTGGCAGGGACTCGAGACTCAGCAGATTCGCACGTCGACGATGAATGAGCAGCCGGTCATCTGGCTGTCGCGCCGCGATCCCGAAACCGCACGGCACCTCGACTTCGACTGGTGGCTGTATTCTGTTGCCGAAGACAGCAACGGTGGGGAACTCGAAGACTCCAACGCCGGCCTGAACTACATCTACAGTTCGGGATCAGGTTCGACCAGTGGCAGCAGGCCGCTCTCGATGACCCGATCGGGCATCACCGGCTCGTCCGACGGAATACTGATTGCGCATTCGTCGCTGCCGCAGATTCGCCACGAAGGCGACTCTCTCCGTCTGAAGTTCTACAACGCCGACGATGAACTCGTTGCCGAACTTGATGTGCCGCATGTCACACCACCGGCCCCCGTCTGGGAACCGGACGCGTTGCCGATCACAGCGGAGGCCGGCGACCTGAAAGTGACGATTGCGGGCGTGTCAGGTCGCGTTGACACCTGGACGAGCGACAAGCGAGTCGTGGTGCGTCCCCGCGTCGACTTTGACCTGGAGTTCGAACGGAATGGAGAGCCTGCACCGCACTGGTATGCACGGTCGACCAACCTGGCAGATGCACTGGGGAACGAATGTGGGAGCTGGGACTGCCGGTTGAGCACGGGCGAAGCGGCCTGGAAAGTCAGCATGCAACTCGTCCGCCGCGATGAAGCGACGTTTGCCGAAGACGAAATCTGGGAGCTCCCCGGCTTGCCGCTTCCGGGCGACGATCAACAACACCTGGTCGGCCAGACCGAAACGATTCAGGGCCTGGACGTCACGTTCGAGGGGGCGGGCGGGCGGGGAACGACGTCATTTCAGGGGCTGGAGCGGTCCGGTTCCGGGATGACCTACTCCGGAAGTGTGTTCGGTAAACGGTTCCGGATCGAAAACACGACTGCCCATTCGAGTGTCCCTGCTCGGACTCCGCCAGGTTCGGGAGTCGTCAAGACGACCGTCGAGTCGGAGTTTCCCTTCGTCATGTTCAACCGAAGTACGCGCAGCAACATCCACAACGTGTCGTTGGCTGCCGTCGACGATCAGGGACGGTCGGTGAAGACCCACGGGCCGACGCAGGTGGGCACGCTCTGGTTCTGGTTCATACAGCCGGAAGAGGGGGCACAGTCACTGGACCTGAAGGTTGTTGTCCAGAAGGTCCGGCAGATCGAGTTCTTCGTCGCACCTCCGGAGTTTCCGCGACCCCGCCACCTGCGGCCCCTGCCGAATGCGGAGCTTGCCCGCCGACTTTCAGAAGCGACGGCACGACCGTTGATGTACGCATCGCGGAGAACTCACGATGTCGAAATCATGCGACTCGACCCCGGTTCTGGTCTGACCAACCTGACCAACTCGCCGGCGTCCGATTCCGGCTGTGCCTGGTCTCCTGACGGAAGTCGGATTGCCTTTGCCTCCGACCGCACCGGGAGCCTGGAGCTGTACGTCATGAATGCGGATGGAAGCGAGCTGGTCCAGGTGACCGACTTTGCCGGTGTCGATCGCACACCGACATGGTCGCCCGACGGAAAGCAGCTCTGCTTCACTCGGACCATCGAGGGGAACAACTGGGAACTGTTCCGCATCAATGCCGACGGCACAGACCCGGTCAATCTGACGAATCATCCCGCCGCCGATGCCGACCCCGCCTGGTCACCCGACGGCAGCCGGATTGCGTTCACGTCGACCCGTGATGGCCGCTCCTACTGGCTGTACGTGATGGACGCTGACGGCTCGAACGTGCAGAAAGTCAGCGAGACGCCGTCGGGTCACGTGTACCCGGCCTGGTCCCCCGACAGCCGGCAGCTTGTCTTCACGGGGCAGGTCGATGGGGCGTCAGAGCTGTTCATCTGCGATTCGAACGGGAGCAACGAGCGACAGCTGACGAAGCTGGGTGGCCTGAACTCACTTGCTGCCTGGTCACCGGACGACTGGATTGCGTTCGTTCACCGGGCAGAAGGGGATCTCCACGAGCAGGGAAGCATCTGGGTGATCCGGCCCGACGGTCGTGACGCGAAGGAGATCGTTCCCTTCGAGGCGTACATAGGATCGGGAGCTGGTCGTCCGGCATGGCACCCGGGGCCGTAG
- a CDS encoding iron-containing alcohol dehydrogenase has translation MTDPQRTTWGFSTAGRILFGRGAVDQIGLVAQRLRSARALIVTDPAIAAAGLVERVAVPLTAMGVAVEVFDGGAPEPSFDVARRSIEFARECQPDTIIGLGGGSNMDLAKVTAVGATFGGDFEQYVDHDNIPGPVRPLICVPTTAGTGSEVSHSAVLTDTENNIKVSTLSEYLRPRFAIVDPEMTRSCPKKPSADAGIDALTHAVEAYLATRYDELPFPAGSSFPYEGAHPLGQSLAEQAIRLVGQHLVRVVNEPDDMEAREGMALAATLAGMAFSNCGVALVHGMEYPLGGALHCSHGEGNGLLLPYVMRFNLPERTAELARIAGLLGEDVAGLSDEAAAGRAIDAVMRLNEAIGIPTRIRELGGTREQLPEFARKAFAIKRLTTLTPRRPGEADILAIYEEAF, from the coding sequence ATGACCGATCCGCAGCGGACGACGTGGGGCTTCTCGACCGCCGGGCGGATCCTGTTCGGACGCGGGGCTGTCGACCAGATCGGTCTGGTCGCTCAGCGGCTGCGGTCGGCACGAGCGCTGATCGTGACTGACCCGGCTATTGCGGCTGCCGGCCTGGTGGAACGCGTGGCCGTCCCGCTCACAGCAATGGGCGTGGCGGTCGAAGTCTTCGACGGCGGCGCCCCGGAACCGTCGTTCGACGTCGCTCGCAGATCGATCGAGTTCGCCCGGGAATGCCAGCCGGACACGATCATCGGCCTCGGCGGCGGCAGCAACATGGACCTGGCCAAGGTAACCGCTGTCGGCGCGACGTTTGGCGGTGACTTCGAACAGTACGTCGATCACGACAACATCCCGGGGCCGGTCCGTCCGCTGATCTGCGTTCCCACCACCGCCGGCACCGGCAGCGAAGTCTCGCACTCGGCCGTGCTGACCGACACGGAGAACAACATCAAGGTCAGTACGCTCAGCGAGTACCTGCGTCCGCGATTCGCGATCGTCGATCCGGAGATGACCCGCAGTTGCCCGAAGAAGCCGTCGGCCGACGCCGGCATCGACGCGCTCACGCATGCGGTCGAAGCATACCTGGCGACGCGGTACGACGAATTGCCGTTTCCCGCCGGCAGCAGCTTTCCCTACGAAGGGGCGCATCCGCTGGGACAGTCACTGGCAGAGCAGGCGATCCGACTCGTCGGTCAGCACTTGGTCCGCGTCGTCAACGAGCCGGACGACATGGAGGCCCGTGAAGGAATGGCTCTGGCAGCGACGCTGGCGGGGATGGCTTTCTCGAACTGCGGCGTCGCGCTGGTACACGGCATGGAGTACCCGCTGGGTGGAGCACTCCACTGCTCGCATGGCGAAGGGAATGGCCTGCTGCTGCCATACGTCATGCGGTTCAATCTGCCTGAGCGAACCGCCGAACTGGCCCGGATCGCAGGACTTCTCGGCGAAGATGTCGCCGGTTTGAGCGACGAAGCCGCCGCCGGGCGGGCGATCGATGCCGTGATGCGGCTCAACGAGGCGATCGGGATTCCGACCAGAATCCGTGAACTGGGCGGCACTCGGGAGCAGTTGCCTGAGTTCGCCCGCAAGGCGTTCGCCATCAAGCGGCTGACGACGCTGACGCCCCGCAGGCCGGGCGAGGCGGACATCCTGGCGATCTACGAAGAGGCGTTCTGA
- a CDS encoding dihydrodipicolinate synthase family protein, whose amino-acid sequence MNASLPLKGVIPPLITPLADTDQLDREGLERLIEHVLSGGVHGLFLLGTSGEAPSLSHRLQRELVEVACKQIDGRVPVLVGITDTSFMESASLARFAADQGADAVVLATPHYFPMNQDDLRRYIGELVDQLPLPVMLYNMPSHTKVTFDVETVRQAMDRPEIIGVKDSSGDMLYFNRLVQLAEQRDDFSIFIGPEELLAEAVLMGGHGGVSGGANLNPQLFVEIYEAAVSGDLCLVQKLHHRVLRASEAIYGVGPAPTGYLTGIKCALELMGLCSGRLAEPLYGLDDAKRETVRQHLSDLGLFDLSDVSL is encoded by the coding sequence ATGAACGCGTCGTTACCACTGAAGGGAGTCATCCCTCCGCTGATCACTCCCCTTGCCGACACCGATCAGCTTGATCGAGAGGGACTGGAACGCCTGATTGAGCACGTTCTCTCCGGGGGCGTGCATGGTCTGTTTCTGCTCGGAACATCGGGCGAGGCACCCAGCCTGAGCCATCGGCTGCAGCGGGAACTGGTCGAGGTTGCCTGCAAGCAGATTGACGGTCGTGTCCCGGTGCTGGTGGGGATTACGGACACGTCCTTCATGGAGTCTGCGTCGCTGGCCCGGTTCGCCGCCGATCAGGGAGCCGACGCCGTCGTCCTCGCGACACCGCACTACTTTCCCATGAACCAGGATGACCTCCGCCGCTACATCGGTGAACTGGTCGATCAGCTCCCGTTGCCGGTCATGCTGTACAACATGCCCAGCCACACGAAGGTGACCTTCGACGTGGAGACGGTGCGGCAGGCGATGGATCGTCCGGAAATCATCGGCGTAAAGGACAGCTCCGGCGACATGCTGTACTTCAACCGCCTGGTACAGCTCGCCGAGCAGCGTGACGATTTCTCCATTTTCATCGGCCCGGAAGAACTGCTGGCCGAAGCGGTCCTCATGGGGGGCCACGGGGGCGTTTCGGGGGGAGCCAACCTCAACCCGCAACTGTTCGTCGAGATCTACGAAGCGGCCGTCAGCGGCGACCTCTGCCTGGTCCAGAAGCTGCATCACCGCGTGCTGCGGGCGTCCGAAGCCATTTACGGCGTCGGCCCGGCTCCGACCGGCTACCTGACCGGCATCAAGTGCGCGCTGGAACTGATGGGTCTCTGCAGCGGACGCCTCGCCGAGCCGCTGTACGGGCTGGATGACGCGAAACGGGAGACGGTTCGACAGCACCTTTCCGACCTGGGGCTGTTCGACCTTTCAGACGTCTCGCTGTAG